A single Vanacampus margaritifer isolate UIUO_Vmar chromosome 7, RoL_Vmar_1.0, whole genome shotgun sequence DNA region contains:
- the ern2 gene encoding serine/threonine-protein kinase/endoribonuclease IRE1 isoform X1 produces MGALGCLLLCLLLLSWEVKISQVAGVKAVTLPESLLFISTLDGSLHAVSKQTGDIKWTLREDPVIQVPINITEPSFLPDPNDGSLYILGGKHKEGLMKLPFTIPELVQSAPCRSSDGVLYTGKKQDVWLVVDPETGAKQTSLTTSSSNYMCANAPLLYIGRTEYMVTMFDIKKQELRWNATYNDYSALPYDEKLNYRMAHLVSSGDGLVVTVDRESGDVLWSQDYGSPVVGVYLYSGDSLRHTPHLSLAVETLRFLTFSSSVAGGQTNVHSTLKWSYQFVKEQASAQTQLVPTLYVGKLDSHLYASSSLVHHGFSLVPRGLTLGRIEGPETAGVTVSGRGECEILPSTDVRYPPGSTNSLKNHWLFIGHHELPPVAHTTMLRESQVGLPRSGEAVIPPRPATSPSSRTSSPDQYHFWSVGRSKDDDGGGDGRESGGSRKSVAVRPVYMTQDCLALAVVTVLLGGWLAFAFTYNRASKKLKALQQQLEEAFESCVQRTQTNTPTPTLDSSESTLSTNTNDSSDSQHAPADILLTSSHDSSTASSTDGNNAAGQQPATETSNELRLGKISFNTSEVLGRGSSGTFVFRGNFDSRRAAVKRILPECFEVAEREVQLLRQSDMHPNVIRYFCTERDNLFTYIAIELCAATLQQYVEDPSNFPDLSPVTLLEQTMCGLSHLHSLNIVHRDLKPRNILLSFPCALGKVRALISDFGLCKKIQDGRQSFSLRSGILGTEGWIAPELLENVSGSKPVSLACFLFFGRLSALTCLQTAAVDIFSAGCVFYYVVSGGKHPFGETLMRQMNILFGDYSLSQFMDTIHEDVVAEDLIKQMISAEAESRPSSARVLKHPYFWSPEKQLLFFQDVSDRIENEPSDSEIVVNLESEHRGVVRTNWRLHISSLLQMDLRRFRTYKGSSVRDLLRAMRNKKAHYHQLPPEVQHSLGELPDGFVRYFTSRFPKLLMHTHTALQGYAQERSFHPYYMPPGAK; encoded by the exons GTGGCGGGGGTCAAGGCTGTCACCCTCCCGGAATCCCTTCTGTTCATCTCCACGCTGGACGGAAGCCTGCATGCTGTCTCCAAACAGACAGGAGACATAAAGTGGACCCTCAGAGAAG acCCTGTTATACAAGTGCCCATCAACATCACTGA GCCCAGTTTTCTCCCGGACCCCAACGACGGCAGCTTATACATCCTCGGTGGCAAGCACAAAGAAGGCCTGATG AAACTTCCTTTCACCATTCCAGAGCTGGTTCAGTCGGCTCCCTGCAGGAGCTCCGATGGCGTCCTCTATACAG gcaaaaAGCAGGATGTGTGGCTTGTCGTTGATCCTGAAACGGGAGCCAAGCAAACCAGTCTAACCACGTCCTCGTCCAATTACATGTGCGCCAACGCTCCTCTGCTCTACATTGGACGCACAG AGTACATGGTCACCATGTTCGATATAAAGAAGCAGGAGCTGCGATGGAATGCTACTTATAACGACTACTCCGCTTTGCCTTATGATGAGAAACTCAACTACA GGATGGCTCATCTTGTGTCCAGTGGCGACGGCCTTGTGGTTACCGTTGACAGAGAGTCAG GTGACGTGCTATGGAGTCAGGACTACGGCTCGCCCGTGGTGGGCGTCTATCTGTACTCGGGCGACTCGCTCAGACACACGCCCCACCTGTCGCTGGCTGTCGAGACGTTGCGCTTCCTCACCTTCTCCTCCTCCGTCGCCGGCGGGCAGACCAATGTCCATTCCACTCTGAAGTGGAGCTATCAGTTTGTGAAGGAGCAAGCCAGCGCACAAACGCAACTTGT GCCCACGCTCTACGTGGGAAAACTGGACTCCCACCTCTATGCTTCCTCTTCCCTCGTTCACCACGGATTCTCCTTAGTG CCTCGGGGGCTGACCCTGGGCCGGATTGAAGGTCCGGAGACGGCCGGTGTGACGGTCAGCGGGCGAGGGGAGTGCGAGATCTTGCCGTCCACCGACGTGCGCTATCCTCCTGGGAGCACCAACAGCCTGAAAAATCACTGGTTGTTCATAG GCCACCACGAACTCCCGCCAGTAGCGCACACCACCATGTTAAGGGAATCCCAGGTCGGCCTGCCGCGCTCCGGCGAAGCCGTCATCCCTCCCCGACCCGCTACCTCGCCATCGTCGCGCACCTCCAGCCCCGACCAGTACCAC TTCTGGTCAGTCGGCCGCAGCAAAGATGACGACGGAGGTGGCGACGGGAGAGAATCGGGAGGGTCCCGGAAGTCGGTGGCGGTGCGTCCCGTCTACATGACGCAGGACTGCCTGGCTCTGGCTGTGGTGACCGTCCTGCTGGGAGGATGGCTGGCGTTTGCCTTCACATATAAT CGAGCATCCAAGAAACTTAAAGCTCTGCAGCAGCAACTAGAGGAGGCATTTGAATCTTGTGTCCAGCGCACACAGACCAACACGCCGACACCGACCCTCGATTCTTCCGAATCTACACTTTCCACCAACACGAATGACTCAAGTG ACTCCCAGCATGCACCGGCAGACATTCTTTTAACGTCTTCCCATGACAGCAGTACAGCCTCAAGTACGGACGGCAACAACGCGGCAGGCCAACAACCCGCCACAG AAACCAGCAACGAGTTGCGCTTGGGTAAGATCTCCTTCAACACATCCGAGGTCCTTGGGCGCGGCAGCTCGGGAACATTCGTCTTCAG GGGCAACTTCGACAGCCGCCGTGCCGCGGTGAAGCGAATCCTCCCCGAGTGTTTTGAGGTGGCGGAGCGTGAAGTGCAGCTCCTGCGACAGTCGGACATGCATCCCAACGTCATTAGGTACTTCTGCACGGAAAGGGACAACCTCTTCACGTACATCGCCATCGAGCTGTGCGCCGCCACTTTGCAGCAG TATGTGGAGGATCCATCGAATTTTCCCGACCTGAGTCCAGTAACGTTGTTGGAGCAGACCATGTGTGGCCTCTCGCACCTACACTCACTCAATATAG TCCATCGGGACCTGAAGCCTCGAAACATCCTGCTCTCCTTTCCCTGCGCACTGGGTAAGGTCCGAGCTCTCATTTCTGACTTTGGGCTGTGCAAAAAGATCCAGGACGGTCGCCAAAGCTTCTCGTTGCGCTCGGGCATCCTCGGCACCGAAGGCTGGATCGCTCCCGAGCTTCTGGAGAACGTCTCTGGCAGCAAACCGGTGAGTCTCGCATGTTTCCTTTTCTTCGGCCGGCTCAGCGCTCTCACTTGTCTTCAGACCGCTGCCGTGGACATTTTCTCGGCCGGCTGCGTGTTCTACTACGTGGTCAGTGGGGGTAAGCACCCGTTTGGCGAGACTCTGATGCGGCAAATGAACATCCTGTTTGGGGATTATTCGCTCTCACAATTCATGGACACTATACACG AAGACGTTGTGGCCGAGGACCTGATCAAGCAGATGATCAGCGCCGAGGCGGAGTCTCGTCCCTCGTCCGCCCGCGTGCTCAAGCATCCGTACTTCTGGAGCCCCGAGAAGCAGCTGCTCTTCTTCCAA GACGTAAGCGACCGCATTGAGAACGAGCCATCCGATAGTGAGATTGTGGTGAACCTCGAGAGCGAGCACCGAGGGGTGGTCCGGACTAACTGGAGGCTGCACATCTCCTCGCTCCTGCAGATGG ACTTGAGGCGTTTCAGGACGTACAAAGGCAGCTCGGTGCGAGACCTCCTGAGGGCCATGAGGAATAAG aagGCTCATTACCACCAGCTGCCGCCCGAAGTGCAGCACAGCCTGGGCGAGCTGCCCGATGGCTTCGTGCGCTACTTCACCTCCCGTTTCCCGAAGTTGCTGATGCACACGCACACCGCGCTGCAGGGCTACGCCCAAGAAAGATCGTTTCACCCCTACTACATGCCACCCGGCGCCAAGTAG
- the ern2 gene encoding serine/threonine-protein kinase/endoribonuclease IRE1 isoform X2, with product MGALGCLLLCLLLLSWEVKISQVAGVKAVTLPESLLFISTLDGSLHAVSKQTGDIKWTLREDPVIQVPINITEPSFLPDPNDGSLYILGGKHKEGLMKLPFTIPELVQSAPCRSSDGVLYTGKKQDVWLVVDPETGAKQTSLTTSSSNYMCANAPLLYIGRTEYMVTMFDIKKQELRWNATYNDYSALPYDEKLNYRMAHLVSSGDGLVVTVDRESGDVLWSQDYGSPVVGVYLYSGDSLRHTPHLSLAVETLRFLTFSSSVAGGQTNVHSTLKWSYQFVKEQASAQTQLVPTLYVGKLDSHLYASSSLVHHGFSLVPRGLTLGRIEGPETAGVTVSGRGECEILPSTDVRYPPGSTNSLKNHWLFIGHHELPPVAHTTMLRESQVGLPRSGEAVIPPRPATSPSSRTSSPDQYHFWSVGRSKDDDGGGDGRESGGSRKSVAVRPVYMTQDCLALAVVTVLLGGWLAFAFTYNRASKKLKALQQQLEEAFESCVQRTQTNTPTPTLDSSESTLSTNTNDSSDSQHAPADILLTSSHDSSTASSTDGNNAAGQQPATETSNELRLGKISFNTSEVLGRGSSGTFVFRGNFDSRRAAVKRILPECFEVAEREVQLLRQSDMHPNVIRYFCTERDNLFTYIAIELCAATLQQYVEDPSNFPDLSPVTLLEQTMCGLSHLHSLNIVHRDLKPRNILLSFPCALGKVRALISDFGLCKKIQDGRQSFSLRSGILGTEGWIAPELLENVSGSKPTAAVDIFSAGCVFYYVVSGGKHPFGETLMRQMNILFGDYSLSQFMDTIHEDVVAEDLIKQMISAEAESRPSSARVLKHPYFWSPEKQLLFFQDVSDRIENEPSDSEIVVNLESEHRGVVRTNWRLHISSLLQMDLRRFRTYKGSSVRDLLRAMRNKKAHYHQLPPEVQHSLGELPDGFVRYFTSRFPKLLMHTHTALQGYAQERSFHPYYMPPGAK from the exons GTGGCGGGGGTCAAGGCTGTCACCCTCCCGGAATCCCTTCTGTTCATCTCCACGCTGGACGGAAGCCTGCATGCTGTCTCCAAACAGACAGGAGACATAAAGTGGACCCTCAGAGAAG acCCTGTTATACAAGTGCCCATCAACATCACTGA GCCCAGTTTTCTCCCGGACCCCAACGACGGCAGCTTATACATCCTCGGTGGCAAGCACAAAGAAGGCCTGATG AAACTTCCTTTCACCATTCCAGAGCTGGTTCAGTCGGCTCCCTGCAGGAGCTCCGATGGCGTCCTCTATACAG gcaaaaAGCAGGATGTGTGGCTTGTCGTTGATCCTGAAACGGGAGCCAAGCAAACCAGTCTAACCACGTCCTCGTCCAATTACATGTGCGCCAACGCTCCTCTGCTCTACATTGGACGCACAG AGTACATGGTCACCATGTTCGATATAAAGAAGCAGGAGCTGCGATGGAATGCTACTTATAACGACTACTCCGCTTTGCCTTATGATGAGAAACTCAACTACA GGATGGCTCATCTTGTGTCCAGTGGCGACGGCCTTGTGGTTACCGTTGACAGAGAGTCAG GTGACGTGCTATGGAGTCAGGACTACGGCTCGCCCGTGGTGGGCGTCTATCTGTACTCGGGCGACTCGCTCAGACACACGCCCCACCTGTCGCTGGCTGTCGAGACGTTGCGCTTCCTCACCTTCTCCTCCTCCGTCGCCGGCGGGCAGACCAATGTCCATTCCACTCTGAAGTGGAGCTATCAGTTTGTGAAGGAGCAAGCCAGCGCACAAACGCAACTTGT GCCCACGCTCTACGTGGGAAAACTGGACTCCCACCTCTATGCTTCCTCTTCCCTCGTTCACCACGGATTCTCCTTAGTG CCTCGGGGGCTGACCCTGGGCCGGATTGAAGGTCCGGAGACGGCCGGTGTGACGGTCAGCGGGCGAGGGGAGTGCGAGATCTTGCCGTCCACCGACGTGCGCTATCCTCCTGGGAGCACCAACAGCCTGAAAAATCACTGGTTGTTCATAG GCCACCACGAACTCCCGCCAGTAGCGCACACCACCATGTTAAGGGAATCCCAGGTCGGCCTGCCGCGCTCCGGCGAAGCCGTCATCCCTCCCCGACCCGCTACCTCGCCATCGTCGCGCACCTCCAGCCCCGACCAGTACCAC TTCTGGTCAGTCGGCCGCAGCAAAGATGACGACGGAGGTGGCGACGGGAGAGAATCGGGAGGGTCCCGGAAGTCGGTGGCGGTGCGTCCCGTCTACATGACGCAGGACTGCCTGGCTCTGGCTGTGGTGACCGTCCTGCTGGGAGGATGGCTGGCGTTTGCCTTCACATATAAT CGAGCATCCAAGAAACTTAAAGCTCTGCAGCAGCAACTAGAGGAGGCATTTGAATCTTGTGTCCAGCGCACACAGACCAACACGCCGACACCGACCCTCGATTCTTCCGAATCTACACTTTCCACCAACACGAATGACTCAAGTG ACTCCCAGCATGCACCGGCAGACATTCTTTTAACGTCTTCCCATGACAGCAGTACAGCCTCAAGTACGGACGGCAACAACGCGGCAGGCCAACAACCCGCCACAG AAACCAGCAACGAGTTGCGCTTGGGTAAGATCTCCTTCAACACATCCGAGGTCCTTGGGCGCGGCAGCTCGGGAACATTCGTCTTCAG GGGCAACTTCGACAGCCGCCGTGCCGCGGTGAAGCGAATCCTCCCCGAGTGTTTTGAGGTGGCGGAGCGTGAAGTGCAGCTCCTGCGACAGTCGGACATGCATCCCAACGTCATTAGGTACTTCTGCACGGAAAGGGACAACCTCTTCACGTACATCGCCATCGAGCTGTGCGCCGCCACTTTGCAGCAG TATGTGGAGGATCCATCGAATTTTCCCGACCTGAGTCCAGTAACGTTGTTGGAGCAGACCATGTGTGGCCTCTCGCACCTACACTCACTCAATATAG TCCATCGGGACCTGAAGCCTCGAAACATCCTGCTCTCCTTTCCCTGCGCACTGGGTAAGGTCCGAGCTCTCATTTCTGACTTTGGGCTGTGCAAAAAGATCCAGGACGGTCGCCAAAGCTTCTCGTTGCGCTCGGGCATCCTCGGCACCGAAGGCTGGATCGCTCCCGAGCTTCTGGAGAACGTCTCTGGCAGCAAACCG ACCGCTGCCGTGGACATTTTCTCGGCCGGCTGCGTGTTCTACTACGTGGTCAGTGGGGGTAAGCACCCGTTTGGCGAGACTCTGATGCGGCAAATGAACATCCTGTTTGGGGATTATTCGCTCTCACAATTCATGGACACTATACACG AAGACGTTGTGGCCGAGGACCTGATCAAGCAGATGATCAGCGCCGAGGCGGAGTCTCGTCCCTCGTCCGCCCGCGTGCTCAAGCATCCGTACTTCTGGAGCCCCGAGAAGCAGCTGCTCTTCTTCCAA GACGTAAGCGACCGCATTGAGAACGAGCCATCCGATAGTGAGATTGTGGTGAACCTCGAGAGCGAGCACCGAGGGGTGGTCCGGACTAACTGGAGGCTGCACATCTCCTCGCTCCTGCAGATGG ACTTGAGGCGTTTCAGGACGTACAAAGGCAGCTCGGTGCGAGACCTCCTGAGGGCCATGAGGAATAAG aagGCTCATTACCACCAGCTGCCGCCCGAAGTGCAGCACAGCCTGGGCGAGCTGCCCGATGGCTTCGTGCGCTACTTCACCTCCCGTTTCCCGAAGTTGCTGATGCACACGCACACCGCGCTGCAGGGCTACGCCCAAGAAAGATCGTTTCACCCCTACTACATGCCACCCGGCGCCAAGTAG